The Haemorhous mexicanus isolate bHaeMex1 chromosome 5, bHaeMex1.pri, whole genome shotgun sequence genome contains a region encoding:
- the SPAM1 gene encoding hyaluronidase PH-20, producing the protein METVRQIQSFGICVTCIHPVASGVVFATLLVSCCSSLNIRARPLVSNSPFLSIWNAPTELCTERTGVQLDMNFFPLIGSTLKTSIGQNITLFYPDRLGYYPYKNEVTGEAFNGGLPQLSLLENHLKKAKEDIQFYIPSDEQLGLAVIDWENWRPVWIRNWGSKDIYRQESIELVQQRDLSLSKAEARTIAKMEFEFAAKSFMLETLKLGIETKPNRLWGYYLYPDCYNYDYKQNPHNYTGACLDIEIERNNELNWLWEKSTALYPSIYLETALKSSRNAQLFVRNRVQEAIRTSYVSNSSHPLPVFVYTRPVFTDAYEEYLSEDDLVNTIGESAALGASGIVIWGDMNLTQNKNTCRTLDNYLRRTLTPYLINVTMAARICSQVLCQDSGACARKKWNSSDYLHLNPENIAIQMTKDGKYTLQGQPSYQDLQTFIEKFECHCYAGHSCEPRADINDIHYLHACISEDICIQISSNSLSNVEASEEKILSNRTAFSFTSESKVTLSTHPEVEDFQSTFGNNILNITTAEYNIVTAASSYDLKENDTRTVSSSSSYKIRMFSLFHLILLWRTLIQMIHESGNILFLDYI; encoded by the exons ATGGAAACTGTAAGACAAATACAAAGTTTTGGCATCTGTGTTACCTGTATACATCCTGTAGCATCTGGTGTGGTGTTTGCCACTCTTCTAGTTTCTTGCTGCTCATCTCTGAACATAAGAGCTCGTCCACTTGTTTCTAATTCACCTTTCCTCTCTATCTGGAATGCTCCTACAGAACTTTGTACTGAAAGGACAGGAGTGCAGCTGGacatgaatttttttcctttaattggAAGTACACTAAAGACCTCCATTGGACAAAACATCACTCTCTTCTATCCAGACAGGCTTGGATACTACCCTTACAAAAATGAAGTCACAGGAGAGGCATTCAATGGAGGACTCCCTCAACTCTCGCTGTTGGagaatcatttaaaaaaagccaaagaggACATCCAGTTCTACATTCCTTCAGATGAACAGCTTGGATTGGCTGTCATTGACTGGGAAAACTGGAGACCTGTGTGGATAAGGAACTGGGGATCAAAAGATATTTACAGACAGGAATCCATTGAGCTAGTTCAGCAGAGAGACCTCAGTCTATCCAAAGCTGAAGCCAGAACTATAGCTAAAATGGAATTTGAATTTGCAGCAAAATCCTTTATGTTGGAAACTTTGAAGCTGGGCATAGAAACGAAACCAAATCGTCTGTGGGGATATTACCTTTATCCAGACTGTTATAACTATGAttacaaacaaaacccacacaatTATACAGGAGCCTGTTTAGATAttgaaatagaaagaaataatgAGCTTAACTGGTTGTGGGAGAAAAGCACAGCACTttatccatctatctatctagaGACAGCCTTAAAATCTTCCAGAAATGCTCAACTCTTTGTTCGCAACAGAGTTCAGGAAGCCATTAGAACTTCCTATGTCTCCAACTCTAGCCATCCCCTTCCAGTTTTTGTATATACACGTCCAGTATTCACAGATGCCTATGAGGAATATCTCTCTGAG GATGACCTGGTAAATACCATTGGAGAATCTGCTGCGCTGGGTGCTTCTGGAATTGTGATCTGGGGTGACATGAATTTAACACAAAATAAG AACACCTGTAGAACTCTGGACAACTACCTTAGGAGGACTTTGACCCCATACCTCATCAACGTCACAATGGCAGCCAGAATATGTAGCCAAGTGCTATGCCAAGACTCTGGTGCTTGTGCACggaaaaaatggaattccaGTGACTATCTTCACTTGAACCCTGAGAATATTGCAATTCAAATGACAAAGGATGGAAAATACACTTTGCAAGGGCAGCCATCATATCAGGATCTGCAAACATTCATAGAAAAATTTGAATGCCATTGTTatgcagggcacagctgtgaaCCTCGAGCTGATATAAATGACATCCATTACCTCCATGCTTGCATTTCAGAAGATATTTGCATTCAGATATCCTCAAATTCACTTTCTAACGTAGAAGCCTCTGAAGAAAAGATCCTGTCTAACAgaactgcattttcatttaCCTCTGAGAGTAAGGTGACATTATCTACACATCCTGAAGTAGAAGATTTCCAATCTACCTTTGGAAATAATATACTTAATATAACAACCGCAGAATATAACATTGTTACAGCTGCCAGTAGCtatgatttaaaagaaaatgatactCGTACTGTCAGTAGTTCTTCATCCTATAAGATTAGGATGTTTAGTCTGTTTCACTTAATTCTCCTTTGGAGAACCTTAATACAAATGATCCATGAAAGTGGGAATATCCTTTTCCTTGACTATATTTGA